A segment of the Terriglobales bacterium genome:
TGACGCCTCAAGGGTGGGAGCACTTCTCTCGTCGAACGACGACATAGCCAGCTACGAATCGGAGAATTTAGAAACAGAGCCGATAGCATTTACTCTTAGTGCGCATAAGGAGAGAGCAAAGACGATGCCGAAACGATTGCTGGCAATTTTCGTGTTGCTGTCAAGTCTGTTCGTATGCGCGCAGACGACGTCGAAGCCGAAGGTGCGGGCGATTACTGCTTTCGTGAACATCACGCCAAGCGGTTACCGTGCCGAGCTAAAGAAGGTACGCGACTCGCTGGCCGAGATTCAGAAAGACTATGAAAGCGCCGGGTATCAGGTGCAGTCTGTGCGCATCACGACTCAGCCCTTTCCGGCCTACGTGAAGGGTATGTCGCGACCGGACGCGCTGAAATTCCTGCAAGAGTTAGATGCGCTTTCCATTCAGGGAAACTATGCCTTCAACATCGGTCCAGCGATGATGAGTGACGCTCAGGATCCGGCGATGATGGAATTGCTGGCTGAGACTTTATCCTCAACCAAAAACCTGGTTGCCAGCGCACACATCGCAAATCAACAGGGGATCCAGTGGAAGGTGATCGCGGCAACGTCACGAATGCTCAAGCACGTCTCCGCTCACTCTCCGAACGGCGTTGGCAACTTCAACTTCAACGCCACCGCGATGCTGGCGCCCTACACACCGTTCTACAACGGCTCCTATCACCTCGGGAGTGATCTGAATGATCGATCTGCCGGCGGGGCGGGTGTGAAGTTTGCTGTAGGACTGGAGTCCGCCAATGTCGTGCAGGAGGTGATGCAGGCCAATGCTGGCGATCATGCTGGCGCTTCCGCCGCGCTGCGACGTGAACTGGGGCGCCACGCACAGGATGCCGAAACAGTCGCGCAGCGAGCAGCAAAGCAAGTCGGTTGGGAGTACCTCGGCATCGATCCGACGCCTGCGCCACTCAAAGATGTGTCGATCGGCGCGGCCATCGAAAGCTTCACTCGGAATCCGCTCGGTTCGAGCGGTACGCTAACCGCCGCGTGGCTCATCACGGAAGCCGTGCGCTCCTTGCCGGTGAAGCACATTGGTTACTCCGGCTTGATGCTGCCGGTGCTCGAGGATGGTCGCATCGCCCAGCGCTGGAGCGAAGGCCGCGTAACGCTGGACGCGTTGCTTTCCTATTCCTCGGTCTGCGCCACCGGGCTTGACACCGTTCCGCTTCCGGGAGACATCAGCGAGGAACAGCTCACGCGCATCCTGGGAGACGTAGCTGCACTGGCAGTT
Coding sequences within it:
- a CDS encoding DUF711 family protein yields the protein MPKRLLAIFVLLSSLFVCAQTTSKPKVRAITAFVNITPSGYRAELKKVRDSLAEIQKDYESAGYQVQSVRITTQPFPAYVKGMSRPDALKFLQELDALSIQGNYAFNIGPAMMSDAQDPAMMELLAETLSSTKNLVASAHIANQQGIQWKVIAATSRMLKHVSAHSPNGVGNFNFNATAMLAPYTPFYNGSYHLGSDLNDRSAGGAGVKFAVGLESANVVQEVMQANAGDHAGASAALRRELGRHAQDAETVAQRAAKQVGWEYLGIDPTPAPLKDVSIGAAIESFTRNPLGSSGTLTAAWLITEAVRSLPVKHIGYSGLMLPVLEDGRIAQRWSEGRVTLDALLSYSSVCATGLDTVPLPGDISEEQLTRILGDVAALAVKWNKPLTARLLPAPGKKSGDMTEFDNPFLVNAKIQP